A genomic segment from Mustela lutreola isolate mMusLut2 chromosome 15, mMusLut2.pri, whole genome shotgun sequence encodes:
- the FLII gene encoding protein flightless-1 homolog isoform X2, which translates to MEATGVLPFVRGVDLSGNDFKGGYFPENVKAMTSLRWLKLNRTGLCYLPEELAALQKLEHLSVSHNNLTTLHGELSSLPSLRAIVARANSLKNSGVPDDIFKLDDLSVLDLSYNQLTECPRELENAKNMLVLNLSHNSIDTIPNQLFINLTDLLYLDLSENRLESLPPQMRRLVHLQTLVLNGNPLLHAQLRQLPALTALQTLHLRNTQRTQSNLPTSLEGLSNLADVDLSCNDLTRVPECLYTLPSLRRLNLSSNQITELSLCIDQWVHLETLNLSRNQLTSLPSAICKLTKLKKLYLNSNKLDFDGLPSGIGKLTSLEEFMAANNNLELIPESLCRCTKLRKLVLNKNRLVTLPEAIHFLTEIEVLDVRENPSLVMPPKPADRAAEWYNIDFSLQNQLRLAGASPATVAAAAAGSGPKDPLARKMRLRRRKDSAQDDQAKQVLKGMSDVAQEKNKKQEESIDARAPGGKARRWDQGLEKPRLDYSEFFTEDVGQLPGLTIWQIENFVPVLVEEAFHGKFYEADCYIVLKTFLDDSGSLNWEIYYWIGGEATLDKKACSAIHAVNLRNYLGAECRTVREEMGEESEEFLQVFDNDISYIEGGTASGFYTVEDTHYITRMYRVYGKKNIKLEPVPLKGSSLDPRFVFLLDRGLDIYVWRGTQATLSSTTKARLFAEKINKNERKGKAEITLLVQGQEPPEFWEVLGGEPSEIKKHVPDDFWPPQPKLYKVGLGLGYLELPQINYKLSVEHKTRPKVELLPKMRLLQSLLDTRCVYILDCWSDVFIWLGRKSPRLVRAAALKLGQELCGMLHRPRHATVSRSLEGTEAQVFKAKFKNWDDVLTVDYTRNAESVLQGPGLTGKVKRDAEKKDQMKADLTALFLPRQPPMALAEAEQLMEEWNEDLDGMEGFVLEGKKFARLPEEEFGHFYTQDCYVFLCRYWVPVEYEEEEEKKEEKEEEKAGAEGKEGEEAAAEAEEKQPEEDFQCIVYFWQGREASNMGWLTFTFSLQKKFESLFPGKLEVVRMTQQQENPKFLSHFKRKFIIHRGKRKVAQAAQQPSLYQIRTNGSALCTRCIQINTDSSLLNSEFCFILKVPFESEDNQGIVYAWVGRASDPDEAKLAEDILNTMFDASYSKQVINEGEEPENFFWVGIGAQKAYDDDAEYMKHTRLFRCSNEKGYFAVTEKCSDFCQDDLADDDIMLLDNGQEVYMWVGTQTSQVEIKLSLKACQVYIQHMRSKEHEQPRRLRLVRKGNEQHAFTRCFHAWSTFRKPLA; encoded by the exons ATGGAGGCCACCGGAGTGCTGCCGTTCGTCCGCGGCGTGGACCTCAGCGGCAACGACTTCAAG GGAGGCTACTTTCCTGAGAATGTCAAGGCCATGACCAGTCTGCGGTGGCTGAAGCTGAACCGCACGGGCCTCTGCTACCTGCCAGAGGAGTTGGCCGCCCTGCAGAAGCTG GAGCACTTGTCCGTGAGCCACAACAACCTGACTACGCTTCATGGGGAGCTGTCCAGCCTGCCGTCGCTGAGG GCCATTGTGGCTCGAGCTAACAGCCTGAAGAATTCCGGCGTCCCCGATGACATCTTCAAGCTGGACGACCTCTCAGTTCTG GACTTGAGCTACAACCAGCTGACGGAGTGCCCGCGGGAGCTGGAGAACGCCAAGAACATGCTGGTGCTGAACCTCAGCCACAACAG CATCGACACCATCCCCAACCAGCTCTTCATCAACCTCACCGACCTACTGTACCTGGACCTCAGTGAGAACCGCCTAGAGAGCTTGCCCCCACAGATGCGCCGCCTGGTGCACCTGCAGACACTCGTGCTCAACGGGAACCCGCTGCTGCACGCACAGCTCCG GCAGCTTCCGGCTCTGACGGCCCTACAGACCCTGCACCTGAGGAACACGCAGCGCACCCAGAGCAACCTCCCTACCAGCCTGGAGGGCCTGAGCAACCTCGCAG ATGTGGACCTGTCCTGCAATGACTTGACGCGGGTGCCCGAGTGCCTGTACACCCTCCCCAGCCTGCGCCGTCTCAACCTCAGCAGCAACCAGATCACTGAGCTGTCCCTGTGCATCGACCAGTGGGTGCACCTGGAAACCTTAAACCTGTCCCGCAACCAGCTCACCTCGCTGCCC TCCGCCATTTGCAAGCTCACCAAGCTGAAGAAGCTGTACCTGAACTCCAACAAGCTGGATTTCGACGGGCTGCCCTCGGGCATCGGCAAGCTGACCAGCCTAGAGGAGTTCATGGCCGCCAACAACAACCTGGAGCTGATCCCTGAGAGCCTGTGCAG GTGCACAAAGCTGAGGAAACTTGTCCTGAACAAGAACCGCCTGGTGACCCTCCCAGAGGCCATCCACTTCCTGACGGAGATCGAG GTCCTGGACGTGCGGGAGAACCCCAGCCTGGTCATGCCTCCCAAGCCTGCGGACCGCGCTGCTGAGTGGTACAACATCGACTTCTCGCTGCAGAACCAGCTGCGGCTGGCAGGGGCCTCACCTGCCAcagtggcagcagcagcagctg gaagcggGCCCAAGGACCCCCTGGCTCGCAAGATGCGGCTCCGGAGGCGCAAGGACTCAGCCCAGGATGACCAGGCTAAGCAGGTGCTGAAGGGCATGTCGGATGTGGCCCAGGAGAAGAACAAAAAGCAGGAG GAGAGTATTGATGCCCGAGCCCCTGGGGGCAAGGCACGGCGCTGGGACCAGGGCCTGGAGAAGCCACGCCTTGACTACTCTGAGTTCTTCACGGAGGACGTGGGCCAGCTGCCTGGTCTGACCATCTGGCAAATCGAGAACTTCGTGCCTGTGCTGGTGGAGGAGGCCTTCCATGGCAAGTTCTATGAGGCTGATTGCTACATTGTGCTCAAG ACTTTTCTGGATGACAGTGGCTCTCTGAACTGGGAGATCTACTACTGGATCGGCGGGGAGGCCACTCTGGACAAGAAAGCTTGCTCTGCCATCCACGCCGTGAACCTGCGCAACTACCTGGGTGCTGAGTGCCGCACTGTGCGGGAGGAGATGGGCGAAGAGAGCGAGGAGTTCTTGCAG GTGTTTGACAATGACATCTCCTACATCGAGGGTGGAACAGCCAGCGGCTTCTACACTGTGGAGGACACACACTACATCACCAG GATGTACCGTGTCTATGGGAAAAAGAACATCAAGTTGGAGCCCGTGCCTCTCAAGGGGTCCTCTCTGGACCCAAG gTTTGTTTTCCTGCTGGATCGAGGGCTGGACATTTACGTGTGGCGGGGGACCCAGGCCACACTGAGTAGCACTACCAAGGCCAG GCTTTTTGCGGAGAAAATTAACAAGAACGAGCGGAAAGGGAAGGCAGAGATCACACTGCTGGTGCAAGGTCAGGAGCCCCCAGAGTTCTGGGAGGTGCTGGGCGGGGAGCCCTCCGAGATCAAGAAGCACGTGCCGGATGACTTCTGGCCACCTCAGCCCAAGCTGTATAAG GTGGGCCTTGGCCTGGGCTATCTGGAGCTGCCTCAGATCAACTACAAGCTCTCCGTGGAACATAAGACCCGTCCCAAGGTGGAACTGCTGCCCAAGATGCGACTG CTGCAGAGCCTGCTGGACACGCGCTGCGTATACATCCTGGACTGTTGGTCCGACGTGTTCATCTGGCTGGGCCGCAAATCCCCGCGCCTGGTGCGCGCCGCCGCCCTCAAGCTGGGCCAGGAGCTGTGCGGGATGTTGCACAGGCCGCGCCACGCCACGGTCAGCCGCAGCCTGGAGGGTACCGAGGCGCAG GTGTTCAAGGCCAAGTTCAAGAACTGGGACGACGTGTTGACGGTAGACTACACGCGCAATGCGGAGTCTGTGCTGCAGGGCCCGGGACTCACCGGGAAGGTGAAGCGCGACGCGGAGAAGAAAGATCAGATGAAGGCTGACCTCACCGCACTGTTTCTGCCGCGGCAGCCGCCCATGGCGttggcagag GCGGAGCAGCTGATGGAGGAGTGGAATGAGGACCTGGATGGCATGGAGGGCTTCGTGCTGGAGGGCAAGAAGTTCGCGAGGCTGCCAGAGGAGGAGTTCGGCCACTTCTACACGCAGGACTGCTACGTCTTCCTCTGCAG GTACTGGGTCCCTGTGGAgtacgaggaggaggaggagaagaaggaagagaaggaagaggaaaaagcgGGAGCTGAGGGCAAAGAAGGCGAGGAGGCAGCGGCTGAGGCGGAGGAGAAGCAGCCTGAGGAGGACTTCCAGTGTATCGTGTACTTCTGGCAGGGCCGGGAGGCCTCCAACATGGGCTGGCTCACCTTCACCTTCAGCCTGCAGAAGAAGTTCGAGAGCCTCTTCCCTGGCAAACTAGAG GTGGTACGCATGACACAGCAGCAGGAGAACCCCAAGTTCCTGTCCCATTTCAAGAGAAAGTTCATCATCCATCGAGGCAAGAGGAAGGTGGCTCAGGCTGCCCAGCAGCCCAGCCTCTACCAGATTCGCACCAATGGCAGCGCCCTCTGCACCCG GTGCATCCAGATCAACACTGACTCCAGCCTCCTCAACTCCGAGTTCTGCTTCATCCTCAAG GTTCCCTTTGAGAGCGAGGACAACCAGGGCATCGTGTACGCGTGGGTGGGCCGGGCATCAGACCCAGATGAGGCCAAGCTGGCAGAAGATATCCTGAACACCATGTTTGACGCCTCCTACAGCAAGCAG GTCATCAATGAGGGTGAGGAGCCCGAGAACTTCTTTTGGGTGGGCATCGGGGCCCAGAAGGCCTACGATGACGACGCCGAGTACATGAAGCACACCAGGCTCTTCCG GTGCTCCAACGAGAAGGGCTACTTTGCGGTAACAGAGAAGTGCTCAGACTTCTGTCAGGACGACCTGGCGGATGACGATATCATGCTGCTGGACAATGGTCAAGAG GTCTACATGTGGGTGGGGACCCAAACAAGCCAGGTGGAGATCAAACTGAGTCTGAAGGCCTGCCAG GTGTACATCCAGCACATGCGATCCAAAGAGCATGAGCAGCCACGCCGCCTGCGCCTGGTCCGCAAGGGCAACGAGCAGCATGCCTTCACCCGCTGCTTCCACGCCTGGAGCACTTTCCGCAAGCCTCTGGCCTAG
- the FLII gene encoding protein flightless-1 homolog isoform X1 yields MEATGVLPFVRGVDLSGNDFKGGYFPENVKAMTSLRWLKLNRTGLCYLPEELAALQKLEHLSVSHNNLTTLHGELSSLPSLRAIVARANSLKNSGVPDDIFKLDDLSVLDLSYNQLTECPRELENAKNMLVLNLSHNSIDTIPNQLFINLTDLLYLDLSENRLESLPPQMRRLVHLQTLVLNGNPLLHAQLRQLPALTALQTLHLRNTQRTQSNLPTSLEGLSNLADVDLSCNDLTRVPECLYTLPSLRRLNLSSNQITELSLCIDQWVHLETLNLSRNQLTSLPSAICKLTKLKKLYLNSNKLDFDGLPSGIGKLTSLEEFMAANNNLELIPESLCRCTKLRKLVLNKNRLVTLPEAIHFLTEIEVLDVRENPSLVMPPKPADRAAEWYNIDFSLQNQLRLAGASPATVAAAAAAGSGPKDPLARKMRLRRRKDSAQDDQAKQVLKGMSDVAQEKNKKQEESIDARAPGGKARRWDQGLEKPRLDYSEFFTEDVGQLPGLTIWQIENFVPVLVEEAFHGKFYEADCYIVLKTFLDDSGSLNWEIYYWIGGEATLDKKACSAIHAVNLRNYLGAECRTVREEMGEESEEFLQVFDNDISYIEGGTASGFYTVEDTHYITRMYRVYGKKNIKLEPVPLKGSSLDPRFVFLLDRGLDIYVWRGTQATLSSTTKARLFAEKINKNERKGKAEITLLVQGQEPPEFWEVLGGEPSEIKKHVPDDFWPPQPKLYKVGLGLGYLELPQINYKLSVEHKTRPKVELLPKMRLLQSLLDTRCVYILDCWSDVFIWLGRKSPRLVRAAALKLGQELCGMLHRPRHATVSRSLEGTEAQVFKAKFKNWDDVLTVDYTRNAESVLQGPGLTGKVKRDAEKKDQMKADLTALFLPRQPPMALAEAEQLMEEWNEDLDGMEGFVLEGKKFARLPEEEFGHFYTQDCYVFLCRYWVPVEYEEEEEKKEEKEEEKAGAEGKEGEEAAAEAEEKQPEEDFQCIVYFWQGREASNMGWLTFTFSLQKKFESLFPGKLEVVRMTQQQENPKFLSHFKRKFIIHRGKRKVAQAAQQPSLYQIRTNGSALCTRCIQINTDSSLLNSEFCFILKVPFESEDNQGIVYAWVGRASDPDEAKLAEDILNTMFDASYSKQVINEGEEPENFFWVGIGAQKAYDDDAEYMKHTRLFRCSNEKGYFAVTEKCSDFCQDDLADDDIMLLDNGQEVYMWVGTQTSQVEIKLSLKACQVYIQHMRSKEHEQPRRLRLVRKGNEQHAFTRCFHAWSTFRKPLA; encoded by the exons ATGGAGGCCACCGGAGTGCTGCCGTTCGTCCGCGGCGTGGACCTCAGCGGCAACGACTTCAAG GGAGGCTACTTTCCTGAGAATGTCAAGGCCATGACCAGTCTGCGGTGGCTGAAGCTGAACCGCACGGGCCTCTGCTACCTGCCAGAGGAGTTGGCCGCCCTGCAGAAGCTG GAGCACTTGTCCGTGAGCCACAACAACCTGACTACGCTTCATGGGGAGCTGTCCAGCCTGCCGTCGCTGAGG GCCATTGTGGCTCGAGCTAACAGCCTGAAGAATTCCGGCGTCCCCGATGACATCTTCAAGCTGGACGACCTCTCAGTTCTG GACTTGAGCTACAACCAGCTGACGGAGTGCCCGCGGGAGCTGGAGAACGCCAAGAACATGCTGGTGCTGAACCTCAGCCACAACAG CATCGACACCATCCCCAACCAGCTCTTCATCAACCTCACCGACCTACTGTACCTGGACCTCAGTGAGAACCGCCTAGAGAGCTTGCCCCCACAGATGCGCCGCCTGGTGCACCTGCAGACACTCGTGCTCAACGGGAACCCGCTGCTGCACGCACAGCTCCG GCAGCTTCCGGCTCTGACGGCCCTACAGACCCTGCACCTGAGGAACACGCAGCGCACCCAGAGCAACCTCCCTACCAGCCTGGAGGGCCTGAGCAACCTCGCAG ATGTGGACCTGTCCTGCAATGACTTGACGCGGGTGCCCGAGTGCCTGTACACCCTCCCCAGCCTGCGCCGTCTCAACCTCAGCAGCAACCAGATCACTGAGCTGTCCCTGTGCATCGACCAGTGGGTGCACCTGGAAACCTTAAACCTGTCCCGCAACCAGCTCACCTCGCTGCCC TCCGCCATTTGCAAGCTCACCAAGCTGAAGAAGCTGTACCTGAACTCCAACAAGCTGGATTTCGACGGGCTGCCCTCGGGCATCGGCAAGCTGACCAGCCTAGAGGAGTTCATGGCCGCCAACAACAACCTGGAGCTGATCCCTGAGAGCCTGTGCAG GTGCACAAAGCTGAGGAAACTTGTCCTGAACAAGAACCGCCTGGTGACCCTCCCAGAGGCCATCCACTTCCTGACGGAGATCGAG GTCCTGGACGTGCGGGAGAACCCCAGCCTGGTCATGCCTCCCAAGCCTGCGGACCGCGCTGCTGAGTGGTACAACATCGACTTCTCGCTGCAGAACCAGCTGCGGCTGGCAGGGGCCTCACCTGCCAcagtggcagcagcagcagctg caggaagcggGCCCAAGGACCCCCTGGCTCGCAAGATGCGGCTCCGGAGGCGCAAGGACTCAGCCCAGGATGACCAGGCTAAGCAGGTGCTGAAGGGCATGTCGGATGTGGCCCAGGAGAAGAACAAAAAGCAGGAG GAGAGTATTGATGCCCGAGCCCCTGGGGGCAAGGCACGGCGCTGGGACCAGGGCCTGGAGAAGCCACGCCTTGACTACTCTGAGTTCTTCACGGAGGACGTGGGCCAGCTGCCTGGTCTGACCATCTGGCAAATCGAGAACTTCGTGCCTGTGCTGGTGGAGGAGGCCTTCCATGGCAAGTTCTATGAGGCTGATTGCTACATTGTGCTCAAG ACTTTTCTGGATGACAGTGGCTCTCTGAACTGGGAGATCTACTACTGGATCGGCGGGGAGGCCACTCTGGACAAGAAAGCTTGCTCTGCCATCCACGCCGTGAACCTGCGCAACTACCTGGGTGCTGAGTGCCGCACTGTGCGGGAGGAGATGGGCGAAGAGAGCGAGGAGTTCTTGCAG GTGTTTGACAATGACATCTCCTACATCGAGGGTGGAACAGCCAGCGGCTTCTACACTGTGGAGGACACACACTACATCACCAG GATGTACCGTGTCTATGGGAAAAAGAACATCAAGTTGGAGCCCGTGCCTCTCAAGGGGTCCTCTCTGGACCCAAG gTTTGTTTTCCTGCTGGATCGAGGGCTGGACATTTACGTGTGGCGGGGGACCCAGGCCACACTGAGTAGCACTACCAAGGCCAG GCTTTTTGCGGAGAAAATTAACAAGAACGAGCGGAAAGGGAAGGCAGAGATCACACTGCTGGTGCAAGGTCAGGAGCCCCCAGAGTTCTGGGAGGTGCTGGGCGGGGAGCCCTCCGAGATCAAGAAGCACGTGCCGGATGACTTCTGGCCACCTCAGCCCAAGCTGTATAAG GTGGGCCTTGGCCTGGGCTATCTGGAGCTGCCTCAGATCAACTACAAGCTCTCCGTGGAACATAAGACCCGTCCCAAGGTGGAACTGCTGCCCAAGATGCGACTG CTGCAGAGCCTGCTGGACACGCGCTGCGTATACATCCTGGACTGTTGGTCCGACGTGTTCATCTGGCTGGGCCGCAAATCCCCGCGCCTGGTGCGCGCCGCCGCCCTCAAGCTGGGCCAGGAGCTGTGCGGGATGTTGCACAGGCCGCGCCACGCCACGGTCAGCCGCAGCCTGGAGGGTACCGAGGCGCAG GTGTTCAAGGCCAAGTTCAAGAACTGGGACGACGTGTTGACGGTAGACTACACGCGCAATGCGGAGTCTGTGCTGCAGGGCCCGGGACTCACCGGGAAGGTGAAGCGCGACGCGGAGAAGAAAGATCAGATGAAGGCTGACCTCACCGCACTGTTTCTGCCGCGGCAGCCGCCCATGGCGttggcagag GCGGAGCAGCTGATGGAGGAGTGGAATGAGGACCTGGATGGCATGGAGGGCTTCGTGCTGGAGGGCAAGAAGTTCGCGAGGCTGCCAGAGGAGGAGTTCGGCCACTTCTACACGCAGGACTGCTACGTCTTCCTCTGCAG GTACTGGGTCCCTGTGGAgtacgaggaggaggaggagaagaaggaagagaaggaagaggaaaaagcgGGAGCTGAGGGCAAAGAAGGCGAGGAGGCAGCGGCTGAGGCGGAGGAGAAGCAGCCTGAGGAGGACTTCCAGTGTATCGTGTACTTCTGGCAGGGCCGGGAGGCCTCCAACATGGGCTGGCTCACCTTCACCTTCAGCCTGCAGAAGAAGTTCGAGAGCCTCTTCCCTGGCAAACTAGAG GTGGTACGCATGACACAGCAGCAGGAGAACCCCAAGTTCCTGTCCCATTTCAAGAGAAAGTTCATCATCCATCGAGGCAAGAGGAAGGTGGCTCAGGCTGCCCAGCAGCCCAGCCTCTACCAGATTCGCACCAATGGCAGCGCCCTCTGCACCCG GTGCATCCAGATCAACACTGACTCCAGCCTCCTCAACTCCGAGTTCTGCTTCATCCTCAAG GTTCCCTTTGAGAGCGAGGACAACCAGGGCATCGTGTACGCGTGGGTGGGCCGGGCATCAGACCCAGATGAGGCCAAGCTGGCAGAAGATATCCTGAACACCATGTTTGACGCCTCCTACAGCAAGCAG GTCATCAATGAGGGTGAGGAGCCCGAGAACTTCTTTTGGGTGGGCATCGGGGCCCAGAAGGCCTACGATGACGACGCCGAGTACATGAAGCACACCAGGCTCTTCCG GTGCTCCAACGAGAAGGGCTACTTTGCGGTAACAGAGAAGTGCTCAGACTTCTGTCAGGACGACCTGGCGGATGACGATATCATGCTGCTGGACAATGGTCAAGAG GTCTACATGTGGGTGGGGACCCAAACAAGCCAGGTGGAGATCAAACTGAGTCTGAAGGCCTGCCAG GTGTACATCCAGCACATGCGATCCAAAGAGCATGAGCAGCCACGCCGCCTGCGCCTGGTCCGCAAGGGCAACGAGCAGCATGCCTTCACCCGCTGCTTCCACGCCTGGAGCACTTTCCGCAAGCCTCTGGCCTAG